A stretch of DNA from Candidatus Tanganyikabacteria bacterium:
CCAGACCGACGCCGTCGGTCTTGCCCTTCTCCCAGTCGGCCCTGGAGGCGGAACTCAGGAACTTGCGGACGTCTTCGGCAGAGGTGGTGCCATGCCAGGCGTCGCCCATCACATCGACCACGTACGACCGCAGGAGCTTGGAGTAGAGCTTTCGCAGCAGGTCGTCGTCGCCGAACACGTCGAGGGCCACAAGCTTGTCGCCGAAGGCCGCCGCGACGCCCACGGTGTGCGGATCGAGCTTCGGCACGTCCGCCAGCTTTTCTAGGTAGGGCTTCATGTCGGCTTGCACGGAGGAGCTCTCGTAGATCGCCTTGGCCGCGCCACTGGGCGCCGAGACCGACAGCTTGCTCTGGGCGCGGGCGATGTTGTCCCAGACCTTCCCTTGCTCCTTGGCCTGCTTGGCGGCCTTGCGCACGGAATTGGGCACGGAAATCTCCGCGGCCTGGAACTGCCGCGAGGTCTCGACCCAGCGGCCCTGCTCCGTGCAGAAGGCGCTCACCTTGAGCTTCCCGCTCCTGGGAGGGACGAGCAGATCGCTCTGGATGGTGCGATCCTGCTTGGCTCCCTTGAGCACCTCGCCCGCGAGGATGAAGACGTGCCTGTCCCCGGTGTTTTCCAGCAGCAACGTGTTGACCTGTGCGCCGCCCTCGAGCTCCGTGACCTTCAAGGAGCCGCGCTTGAAGGCCTCATCGAGCGTCAGGTAGTCGCCCAGCGGAAACTCCTCCTTGGCGACCAGGGCGTACACGGTGAGTCCCTTGTAGTCCTTGCCCGGCAGCACCGACAGCCTGTCCAGGTACTTGCCCAGCGGGCCCTGCATCGGCATCTCGGCGGCGGCCGGCGCGCCCCGGGACAGCGCGACCGCGAAAGCCAGGAGCGCTAGCACCGACGGATACCGGCGTGTTGGCATCTCTTGAACCCTCCCTCTCTGGCCTTACGACGTGGTGTGCCGGCCGGAAGGTTCCAGGCATCGAGAGCGGGGCCCCTGGACTCGCCGAAGCCTGCGAGGCGAGGAGGGCAACCCTCGAAGATTGCGGAATTGTTGCAAGGAGGTTGCTGGTTCGTGGAGAAGCGGCCGAGGGTCTGGATTCTCCGGTCGCCGGGATTACATAATCTCTAGCAAGAGGGGGGCAAGATGCGCCGCAAGCTCGCGGGTCTGGTCGCATTGTCGGCAATCGTGGGGACGGTCGGGTGCCACAGGCCGCTGCCGACCGGTACGCTCGCCGGGGCGAGCGACCTGATCGACCTGGAGGCGATCGATCGCCAGGAAAGCTGGGCCTGGCAGCCCCGCATCGCGCTGTCGGCGATCGTCCCACCGGGCGAAATCGAGCTTCCCGAGGACGGCAACCGCTTCATCGTGCGGACCCTGAGCGACTCCGCCGGGCGTGCCGTGCAGAGCGTCGTGCCGGCGGCCACCGCGGCCGATCTGGGCGCGCTGAACCTCAAACTGGTGGTGGTCCCAAAGGATCTCGATGCCGAGCGGATCCTGGCGGCCTTGCGCGACACCCCCGGCGTGGCCTATGCCGAACCGGACCACGGGGCTCGCGCGTTCGACTTCGTGCCCAACGATCCCTACTACAAGAACCAGTGGGGCCTGCCGAAGATCTCGGCGCCCAGGGCCTGGGATACCGCCCGGAGCAGCGAATCGATCAAGATCGCGATCCTGGACACCGGCATCGACCCGGCTCATCCGGACCTCAAGGCGAAGCTCGCGGGCGCCAAGAACTTCAGCTCGTCGCGCAAGACCGACGACGTGTACGGGCACGGCACGCATGTCGCGGGCATCGCCGCCGCGGGCACCCACAACGCCCTGGGGGTGGCGGGAGTTGCCATCCATGCTCGACTCCTCAACGTGAAGGTCCTCGGAGACAACGGGAGCGGGTCGTACTCCGGGATCATCAACGGCCTGGTGTGGGCGGTCGACAACGGCGCGTCGGTCGTCAACATGAGCCTGGGCGGCTCGTCCGGTAGCCAGGCCATGACGGACGCGATCGCCTACGCCCTGTCGAAGGGCGTCGTCGTCGTGGCGGCCGCCGGCAACTCCGGGTCGTCGGCGCCCAGTTATCCGGCATACATCCCCGGTTGCATCGCGGTCGGGGCGACGAATGCATCCGACGGCAAGCCTTCCTGGTCCAACTACGGTACGTGGGTCGACGTGGCGGCGCCGGGCGAGAGCATCTACTCGACCTTGCCGACCGGCGCCAACCGCATCGGTCCGAAGAACTACGGCTCACTCAGCGGGACGTCCATGGCGGCGCCCTTCGTGGCTGGCGCCGCGGCCGTCCTGGCAGCCGTCCCGTCGTCGGCGACCGTGCGCGAGCGCCTGGAAGGTACCTGCGACCCGATCGCCGGCACCGGATCCCTCACCGCCAAGGGGCGCATCAATCTGGCCAGGGCCGTGGCGTTCGTCGCGTCGCCGGATCCCCTCCAGACGCCGGCACCCGAGGCGACCGGATCCCCGGCGCCGGGAGCGAGCCCCGTACCGGCCGCCTCGCCGACGCCGCACCCCGAGCCTCCGAGCCCCGGGCCTTCGGCTTCGCCCGCCCCACCGGCCCCGGGCCCGTCGGCTTCGCCTCCGCCGGCGCCGAAACCGGCTCCGACGGCCACGCCGAAACCGGCGCCGACCGCGTCGCCGAAGCCGGCTCCGACGGCCACGCCGAAACCGGCGCCAACTCCCAAGCCGACGCCAACGCCCAAGCCGACGCCGAAGCCGACCCCTACACCCAAGCCGCCGGTCAAGCGGTAACAGGCCGCCAGACCCCGCCGCCGCCTCACCCGGTCCCGACTCCGGATGTGGCCCGGGCGCGGGCCGGCGTGGGATGATGAACCCGTGCGCACCACCACGGTCGCGGTCGTCGGCGGCGGGGCCGCGGGAATGCTTGCGGCCATCGCGGCGGCCCGCGGCGGCGCTCCGACCCTCCTCCTGGAAAAGACCGGGCGCCTGGGCCTCAAGCTGCAGATCAGCGGCGGCGGGCGCTGCAACGTGACGAATGCCCAGGAGGATCCGCGGGAACTCGCGCGGATGTGCCCCGGTAACGGGCGTTTCATGATGGACGCCTTCCGCGCCTATCCGCCCGGAGAGGTACTGGCCCTCTTGCGGCGGCGCGGCGTGCCTACCAAGGTCGAGGCGCCCTACGGCAAGGTCTTCCCGCGGAGCGATCGGTCGCTGGATGTGCTTGGCGCCCTGGAAGCCGAGATGGGCGCCGCCGGGGTGGAAGTTCGTACCGGCGCGCCGGTGGCCGGATTGCTGCTCTCCGCCGGGCGGGTGAGAGGCGTGCGCCTGGCCGGCGGCGAGGAAGTTCCGGCCGCGGCGGCGGTCGTCTGCGCCGGGGGGAGGTCCTTTCCCCGGTCCGGGTCGACGGGCGACGGCTACGTGCTTGCCGGCGAGGCGGGGCACCGGGTCGTGGAGACGTTTCCCTCCCTGGTGCCGCTGCGGGTCGCGGGCACGCGCGCGCTCTCGGGCGTGGCCCTGCGCGACGTGGAAGGGACCGCCCTTGTGGGAGGCCGGGCCGTGGGCCCGCGGTTCCGCGGCGACGCGCTCTTCACGCATTTCGGCCTCTCCGGCCCGGTGGTGCTGCAGCTGTCGCGGGCAATCTGCGACGGACTCAGGCGGGGCCTGCCGGCGACGCTGAGCTTCAACTTGCGGCCGGACGGGACGGCCGCCGACCTGGATGGCGATCTTCTCTCGCGGCTCGGCGAGCAACCGCGAGCGGCTTTGGCCACGGTTCTGGCGGCCTACATGCCCCGCTCCGCCGTGCCGGCATTCCTGGCGGCGGCCGGGGCCGACGGCGCCACGCCGGCATGCGAGGTGGCCCGGGCGACGCGCTTGCGGGTCGCCGAAGCGATCCGGACCTGGCATTTCCCGGTGGCCGCCTGGCACTCGATCGAGGCGGCGGAGGTCACGGCCGGCGGTGTGGACGTGGCGGAGAT
This window harbors:
- a CDS encoding S8 family serine peptidase, giving the protein MRRKLAGLVALSAIVGTVGCHRPLPTGTLAGASDLIDLEAIDRQESWAWQPRIALSAIVPPGEIELPEDGNRFIVRTLSDSAGRAVQSVVPAATAADLGALNLKLVVVPKDLDAERILAALRDTPGVAYAEPDHGARAFDFVPNDPYYKNQWGLPKISAPRAWDTARSSESIKIAILDTGIDPAHPDLKAKLAGAKNFSSSRKTDDVYGHGTHVAGIAAAGTHNALGVAGVAIHARLLNVKVLGDNGSGSYSGIINGLVWAVDNGASVVNMSLGGSSGSQAMTDAIAYALSKGVVVVAAAGNSGSSAPSYPAYIPGCIAVGATNASDGKPSWSNYGTWVDVAAPGESIYSTLPTGANRIGPKNYGSLSGTSMAAPFVAGAAAVLAAVPSSATVRERLEGTCDPIAGTGSLTAKGRINLARAVAFVASPDPLQTPAPEATGSPAPGASPVPAASPTPHPEPPSPGPSASPAPPAPGPSASPPPAPKPAPTATPKPAPTASPKPAPTATPKPAPTPKPTPTPKPTPKPTPTPKPPVKR
- a CDS encoding aminoacetone oxidase family FAD-binding enzyme, with the translated sequence MRTTTVAVVGGGAAGMLAAIAAARGGAPTLLLEKTGRLGLKLQISGGGRCNVTNAQEDPRELARMCPGNGRFMMDAFRAYPPGEVLALLRRRGVPTKVEAPYGKVFPRSDRSLDVLGALEAEMGAAGVEVRTGAPVAGLLLSAGRVRGVRLAGGEEVPAAAAVVCAGGRSFPRSGSTGDGYVLAGEAGHRVVETFPSLVPLRVAGTRALSGVALRDVEGTALVGGRAVGPRFRGDALFTHFGLSGPVVLQLSRAICDGLRRGLPATLSFNLRPDGTAADLDGDLLSRLGEQPRAALATVLAAYMPRSAVPAFLAAAGADGATPACEVARATRLRVAEAIRTWHFPVAAWHSIEAAEVTAGGVDVAEIDPRTFASRLVAGLYFAGEVLDVDCYVGGYNLQAAWSSGFVAGRSAAAFALAGAGTRRPRGASSTT